One stretch of bacterium DNA includes these proteins:
- the rpsG gene encoding 30S ribosomal protein S7, whose protein sequence is MPRRKYSKRGEIAADAIYNSKLVAKFINTIMERGKASTAERLFYRALEIVEQRTKEEPIAVFEKAIKNVMPTLEVKSRRIGGATYQVPVEVRPERKYALAMRWIITFARQRGGGKPFSDRLAVELIDAANNTGSAVKRKEDTHRMAESNRAFSQFRW, encoded by the coding sequence TTGCCAAGAAGGAAATACAGCAAACGTGGGGAAATCGCAGCAGACGCGATTTACAACTCCAAGCTCGTTGCGAAGTTCATCAACACCATTATGGAGCGCGGAAAAGCGAGCACGGCCGAGCGCTTGTTTTATCGCGCCCTCGAAATTGTGGAGCAACGTACCAAGGAAGAACCGATCGCCGTCTTCGAGAAGGCAATTAAGAACGTGATGCCGACTCTCGAAGTCAAAAGCCGGAGAATCGGCGGAGCGACCTATCAGGTGCCCGTCGAGGTCCGGCCGGAACGCAAATACGCCTTGGCGATGCGTTGGATTATAACTTTCGCCCGTCAGAGAGGCGGCGGCAAGCCTTTCTCGGACAGGCTGGCGGTGGAGCTTATAGATGCCGCAAACAACACCGGCTCCGCCGTTAAAAGAAAGGAAGACACCCATCGCATGGCCGAGAGCAACCGGGCGTTCAGCCAGTTCCGCTGGTAG
- a CDS encoding 30S ribosomal protein S12 translates to MPTINQLVRLGRKAVQKKTKTPALKSCPQRRGTCTRVWTVTPKKPNSALRKVARVKLTSGFEVTAYIPGIGHNLAEHSVVLIRGGRVKDLPGVRYHIIRGTMDCAGTANRKQGRSKYGTKHAS, encoded by the coding sequence ATGCCTACTATAAACCAGTTGGTCAGGCTCGGCCGCAAGGCTGTGCAGAAGAAAACGAAAACGCCTGCGCTTAAAAGTTGTCCTCAGCGCAGGGGTACTTGCACGCGCGTTTGGACGGTTACTCCCAAGAAGCCAAATTCGGCGCTTCGTAAAGTTGCGCGCGTAAAGCTGACCAGCGGTTTCGAGGTCACGGCCTATATCCCGGGTATCGGCCACAACTTGGCTGAGCACTCCGTGGTGCTCATCAGGGGAGGCAGGGTTAAGGATCTGCCGGGCGTGCGGTATCACATCATCCGCGGCACAATGGATTGTGCGGGAACGGCGAACCGCAAGCAGGGCAGAAGCAAATACGGGACCAAGCACGCGAGCTAA
- the fusA gene encoding elongation factor G, whose translation MVSVLGRIRNIGIAAHIDAGKTTLTERILFYTARTHRMGEVHEGSTIMDWMPQERERGITITSAATFCQWKDHQINIIDTPGHVDFTMEVERSMRVLDGLVAVFCAVGGVQPQSETVWRQANRYNVPRLAFVNKMDRIGSDFYSVVDQIRQRLHAPAVPVQLPIGSEDSFTGIVDLIENRAYFYNTEEDQLGRTYSAGPVPEEMAEITATYREQLFEKVGEFDDKIMEAYLSEEEISSEDIYRILRQATIGNQLVPVLCGSAFKNKGVQLLLDGVIRFLPSPVDIPPVKGHDPKTGEEDTRAADPRLPFAGLAFKIATDPHVGKLTFIRVYSGELEKGTSVLNVGKGKSERAMRLLRMHANQREDVDKVSAGDIAAVIGFKLTTTGDTITVPKHPILLESIHFPEPVMSVALEPKSKADQERMAVSLEKLSEEDPTFKYHTDQESGQMIISGMGELHLEIIVDRLLREFKVEAKVGKPQVSYREAILDTAEAEGRFVKQTGGRGQYGVCSLRVAPITDTNEQFRFIDKITGGVIPREYIPAVEQGCKEAMASGILAGYPMVGVEVTLFDGSHHSVDSSEIAFKTAGSMAFQAACRKARPCLKEPIMTVEVTAPEHTMGDVMGDLSSRRGRIVNMDHGNDGTVRIRAEVPLSEMFGYTTDLRSKTQGRASHVMEFHHYEPLPESIEKAILEKYGAKVQ comes from the coding sequence ATGGTTTCGGTACTGGGCAGGATTCGCAACATCGGCATTGCCGCCCATATCGACGCGGGTAAAACCACCCTAACCGAACGTATACTTTTTTATACAGCCCGCACGCACAGGATGGGGGAAGTCCATGAAGGATCTACGATCATGGACTGGATGCCGCAGGAAAGGGAACGCGGCATAACGATTACAAGCGCCGCCACTTTTTGCCAGTGGAAGGACCATCAAATCAACATCATAGATACGCCCGGCCATGTTGATTTCACCATGGAAGTCGAGCGCAGTATGCGCGTGCTGGACGGTCTTGTCGCCGTATTCTGCGCAGTTGGCGGAGTGCAGCCCCAAAGCGAAACTGTATGGCGCCAGGCTAACAGGTATAACGTGCCGCGCTTGGCCTTCGTGAACAAGATGGACAGGATCGGGAGCGATTTTTACTCGGTTGTGGACCAAATCCGCCAGCGGCTTCATGCCCCAGCCGTCCCGGTGCAGCTTCCAATCGGCTCTGAAGACTCCTTTACGGGAATTGTTGACCTTATAGAAAACCGGGCTTATTTTTACAACACGGAGGAGGACCAGCTTGGGCGAACTTATTCTGCCGGTCCGGTTCCCGAGGAAATGGCGGAAATAACCGCCACCTACAGGGAGCAGCTTTTTGAAAAGGTCGGCGAGTTCGACGATAAGATAATGGAGGCTTACCTCTCCGAAGAGGAAATAAGCAGCGAAGACATATATCGCATTTTGCGCCAGGCAACCATCGGCAACCAGCTTGTTCCCGTGCTTTGCGGCAGCGCATTCAAAAACAAAGGTGTACAGCTTCTTCTGGACGGCGTAATTCGATTTCTTCCATCGCCGGTAGATATTCCACCGGTGAAAGGGCACGATCCAAAAACCGGCGAAGAAGATACCAGGGCGGCCGACCCCAGGCTTCCGTTCGCGGGGCTTGCCTTCAAAATCGCCACCGATCCTCACGTGGGCAAGCTCACCTTCATACGCGTTTATTCAGGCGAACTTGAAAAGGGCACCTCGGTATTGAATGTAGGCAAGGGCAAAAGCGAACGGGCTATGCGTCTTCTTCGAATGCACGCAAACCAGCGGGAAGATGTGGACAAGGTGTCGGCGGGAGATATTGCTGCGGTAATTGGATTCAAGCTTACTACTACCGGCGACACGATAACAGTTCCGAAGCATCCTATCCTGCTCGAAAGTATTCATTTCCCCGAGCCCGTGATGTCGGTCGCCCTCGAGCCGAAAAGCAAGGCCGACCAAGAACGGATGGCGGTCTCGCTGGAAAAGCTTTCCGAGGAAGATCCAACCTTCAAGTATCACACCGACCAGGAATCCGGCCAGATGATCATCTCCGGAATGGGCGAGCTTCATCTGGAAATAATTGTGGACAGGCTGCTTCGCGAATTCAAAGTGGAAGCTAAAGTCGGCAAGCCCCAAGTTTCGTATCGCGAGGCGATTTTGGACACGGCCGAAGCTGAAGGCAGGTTCGTTAAGCAAACGGGCGGGCGGGGGCAGTACGGAGTTTGCTCGCTCAGAGTTGCGCCGATTACGGACACCAACGAGCAATTCAGATTCATCGACAAGATTACGGGCGGCGTTATTCCCCGCGAGTACATTCCTGCGGTCGAGCAAGGCTGCAAGGAAGCTATGGCGTCCGGCATCCTGGCGGGTTATCCGATGGTGGGCGTCGAGGTGACGCTTTTCGACGGAAGTCACCATTCGGTGGATTCGAGCGAAATCGCTTTTAAGACCGCGGGCTCGATGGCTTTTCAGGCGGCGTGCCGCAAAGCACGGCCCTGTTTGAAAGAGCCGATTATGACGGTCGAGGTAACCGCGCCCGAACACACGATGGGCGATGTTATGGGCGATCTCAGTTCACGTCGCGGACGGATCGTGAATATGGATCACGGCAATGACGGCACGGTCAGGATCAGGGCCGAGGTTCCGCTTTCTGAAATGTTCGGTTACACCACCGACTTGCGCAGCAAAACTCAAGGGCGCGCGAGCCACGTAATGGAATTCCACCATTACGAGCCGCTGCCCGAATCGATTGAAAAGGCGATTCTTGAGAAGTACGGAGCCAAGGTTCAGTAA